Within the Hevea brasiliensis isolate MT/VB/25A 57/8 chromosome 2, ASM3005281v1, whole genome shotgun sequence genome, the region ttaaaaaattataattattaaataaattttaaaaaatttaaaaattttaattatttacaaattaatattttattaatttatattttttttactaaatattaatataaaataaccaTTTTACTATATAATTTTCTTGTGAGACAATGAGCCTAAATTTTGTCTCTTGcgcgaatttttttttttttcatttattttcttttagttggcTTTTGACAATAATACATCAATATGTGCTCATGTGATGAATTTAATAGTTTGTTTTTAATAGATTAACTATTTCTTATTttataactaatattttttaaaaaatttataaaaataataaaaagtgggttattattattattattgggttgagctaaaaatattattttaaaattttaaattaaatagtgTGTGtctctatattttttaaaatttatatgtaactctcaagtttaaaatttctgaaaataattTATTACATATTTATCTTTATGTTTTTACAAGTAATATATTTAAGCATACTTATTATAATATTTGTTATTATGGGgcatattctttttatttattttttaattacatttatactGCAAAGACGTTATATTAttacatttttataaaaaaaatatttaaaaaataattaataattatttaaaaaataaaaatttattttaatttaaatatgtgtataattattcaaaattttaatgtaaatttaaattgtatttacTATAATTAACGAGATAGTATGATATTTTATAAAACAATTAGTTTAAGAAGTATGGGAAAGAATTAATAAATGATAAGATACAAGAGGAAGAAAAAGTCATATATCGAATGAAATTGAGATGAAGGAATCATGATTTAAATAATCAATTCAAACTGGGAAAGTTTTGTCAGGTACAGGAATACTAGCTTTTCACGCCTTCAACATCCATGGCAACCAGCCAACCAACGTTGACTGGAAAATGGAAATGTACTGGTCCCGGTTCTCTTGTTCAAAGCAAAAATGAATTTGACTTCTCCGTTTGTGCACATTTTCATGAGTCCACGGAGGATTCACATTTTTATAAGCGGGGAAGTACTCGAATTATTGCAAGGTATATTATAATTTGCTTCTCCAGCCTCTGTTCCATTagttttaatgaaaaaaaaaaaaaaaaaacatcacATTGCGTAAGCAAACCTAAACAAACCATAAATGTAAATTCGGAAAATGCCAAGTCAATATATGGTGGAGAATACAATGAAGAAATAAGCCAAAAACCTCCAACATAGCCTACATACATCTTTGCGGTTTGTGATAGTTCTACAATGGCAAAAATTGCAAAAGATCTTCATGTAATGATGCTTCCGTGGTCCGCCTTTGGTCACCTGATTCCATTCTTTCATCTCTCCATAGCCTTGGCCAAAGCCGGAGTTAAAATCTCCTTTGTATCAACTCCAAGAAACATCCAAAGACTCCCTAAAATTCCTGCAAATTTAGAGATACTCATAAACTTTGTTGAGTTTTCATTGCCAACCTTAGAAGACGAATCCCTACCAGAAGGAGCAGAGGCCACTGTTGATATTCCTCCTGAGAAAATCGTGCCCCTGAAGATTGCATATGATCTCCTCCAACACCCCTTGAAGCAGTTTGTGGCCGACCAACGGCCTGATTGGATTGTCATCGATTTAATTTCTCACTGGATGGTGGATATTGCCAGAGAAAACAAAGTTCCTTTGTTGTATTTCTCTGTTTTCTCTGCTTCTTCATATCTTTTTCTCGGCCATCCTGGGTGCTTGGCCGGTGATAGTCAAAAGAAGCTTCGGCCGTCATGGGAGAGTATGACTTCACCACCAGAGTGGGTTGACTTTCCTTCATCCGTAGCATATCGGAAGCACGAGGCTATCGGTGCTTTTGAATGGATCTATGGAACAAATGCTTCTGGTATATCAGATGCTGAAAGGGTTGCCAAAATATTGAATTCCTGCCAAGGCTTGATTATACGTAGCTGCCtggagtttgaaggtgattactTGAACTCATTGCACAAGGTAATGGGAAAACCAGTACTTCCTTTGGGTTTGTTACCGCTAGAGAAACCAAAAACAAGAGAAATCAGTGATGGTTCATGGGGTGAAATCTTTAATTGGCTTGATCACCAGAAGCCCAAGTCGGTTGTTTTTGTAAGTTTTGGTAGCGAGTTTAAGCTAAGCAAAGATCAAGTTTACGAGATTGCCTACGGCCTAGAGCTATCGGGATTGCCATTTTTGTGGGCACTAAGGAAACCCAGTTGGGCAATTCTTGATCTTGATGCTTTGCCTCTGGGATTTAGCCAACGAACATGTGGAAAAGGGTTTGTTAGCATCGGATGGGCACCACAGATGGAGATTTTGGGACACCCATCAATTGGAGGGTCATTGTTTCACTCAGGTTGGGGCTCTGTTATTGAAACTCTGGAATTTGGCCACATTCTTATTCTGTTACCATTTATCATTGATCAACCATTGAATGCAAGGTATTTGGTTGAGAAGGGCTTGGGTGTGGAAGTGGAGAGGAGTGAAGATGGATCATTTAGCAGGGATGGCATTGCCAAGGCTTTGAGACTAGCAATGGTGTCGGAGGAAGGGAAAGAAATGAGGGCACGTGCAAGTGAAGCTGCAGAGATTTTTGGAAATCACAAGTTGCATCAGGAATATTATATTGGTAAATTTGTGGAGTTCCTGAGAGGTTGAGGAATATCGAAAGATTTTATAAAGGCTTTTGTTAGAGGATATGGAAATGGACTTGAAACACCTCCCGGGAATATCCttgtgtttttatttatttatttttgtcgaACACACTTATTTTCCTTTCCCTTCCCACTTTCTCGTCATTTGAAATGGGTTACAACTGTTGGCCTTTTAGATATTCCACGACATTCCATATTGAAAGTGATGATTGTTGATAATTAATCGCACAATCATAGCTAATTTCATAATTCGCTTTGCGAAAAAAATTATCCCAAATGGAGAAATTTTGGAACTTTTAGAAAGAAGAAAATAGTACATATTAACATTGCTTGATGTTTATTATTGAGTAATTTATAGTTTagcatttgaaattaatgttacaaaaattatattttatttttttatttttaacaagAAATAAGCTAatttttaaaacatttttttgttaataaaatatttttttattaaaatttatcattaatgaattaaaaattataacgatttatttactttttataatattttaatctaaaaaaaaacttttataatATCTCAAAGGTTAAATCGTAAAATATTTACTCAGATTGTAATTTTAGATATAATTATAATGAGCctttctttcattttaatttgaaataatcATACGAAAAAGATGAGCCTTTCTTTTCTCCCCTTTTAATTTGATAACCTCGTCAAATATCAACAAAAGGGAAAACTCACCGTTTTGAGCCAATTGTGGTGGTCAAAAGACTTGAAAGTTGAAACCCAGCAAGCATGCAATGGGGGTCTTAAGTCTGACGATGAGTTTGGTATGGAAATAACAAAatggatattaaaaaaaaaaattacaagaatAATATTTAAGAGAGAAATAATTAAGAGATAAAAGATTGGGTAGAGAGAGTCATAGAGGTCAATTCTGATCCGTGATGGAGAGTGTCTTGCAAGAGATTGATTTGGtttgatttaaattttgattattgTAGTTTTTATTCAATTATAATTTGATTTAAGTTGAATTTattcaaaatgttgaatttttttaaaaaaattatttcttaaatttaattaatcgtTCTAATTTTGATTGGATTCAAAATTTAAAGAGATTGATCGAGATCAATCATTCCTCAAAATGTTTTCAATTTGATTTAGATTTATGAATTTGAactatgccttttttttttttggattgagaatataAATGttatgaaattgaaaaaaaaaataaattgtacttgataaataataataataaatatagttttatttttgtatttaaaaaaattattcataaattaTGCAAATATTTTACAGATTTTAAGTACAGATTATATGCatgacatcatatatatatatatatatatatatatatatataatttctctTACTCTTTAAGGGTAAGAGTTAAGGTAATTTTTATCTCCTCATGTTTATTCTCTCTACCTAATTTCATGCGCTTTTTAAgatttttcataataattaaatatttattttatattgaatttttaaggtaaatttttttattaaaaaaatattattaaaaaataatttaaaaaaaatttattttattattttaactttttaataattaaaacttgttaaatttaattttaaatattttttaatactctattAATATCTTTAAAAAagtgtttttttaaaaaaatattaaatagatattaaaaaaataattgaataattttatttttataaaaaaattaataattgatttaaatatttttatatttatttaaaataaaaaaataataaaaaagagataaatatattggataataataaataaaaataaaatttaaaaaataattaatattttcttaattttacaaataaagtagaataatattttttttaaacataGTCGAATTAGAGCTGGAGGAAGTACCAAATAAGGAGCAAAGGGTGTAAATTGTAGCtaattattagatatattatGAGTATTGaaagataatatttttttttatacaaaaataaatttttttataatataaaaaataaatctgagataattttaaaaaataaaaaaataaaatttttttataatataaaaaattaattttacataaataCGAGAGATGTTCACCTAATATTTTCTCGTGAACTGTTGCCGCTTTGTCCCGTACCAAACGTAGCTTTGAGGTTGAGGCGATGGCAAAATGCGTTAAACGCGCATCGGGTTTTGTAGCTTGTCCGAACGCGTAGACTCCGAAACACAGGTCTTCTCGCTGACTCGGCTCCAATTTCACACAAACCACAAAACCAAAAGAAGAAACCTTTTTCCCTTTTTAACTCTCCGGTCACCGATTCAATTACCTCAATTCTGAATCCTCTCCTCGACCCATCCCTCAGTCATGGAGATTACACGCAGAAGCCTCACTCTcactctttttctctctttataTATAGTCTCCGCCCTCTCCCTCTCCTTTTTCTCCCCGACCGATAACTACCTTATCAACTGCGGCTCCTCCGTTGACGCTGCTGTTTACAACCGCCACTTTGTTTCTGATGACGACTCCTATAACCCCAACTCGCCGCTTCTCTCTGCCACTCGTACGATTCCACTTGCAAACCAAAATCCGGCCCCTAATTCACCCCAAATCTACAACACGGCTAGGATTTTCAGGAAACTTTCCAAGTATGAGTTCGAGGTCAAGGATCCAGGAACCCACATGGTACGCCTTCATTTTTACCCTTTCGTGTCTTCGAATTTAGACTTAAACTACGCTCACTTTCACGTTTTGGTTAATGGGTATGTCGTTTTGAGTAATTTTACTGTGGCGAATGTGGCGACCCCTCTTGTTAAGGAGTATTTCATCTGGGTTGAGTCAAATAAGCTTGTCATTACGTTTATGCCTACAAGAAGGGATGAATTTGGGTTTGTTAATGCAATTGAAGTGATTTCTGCGCCCAAAGATTTGATCGCTGATATGGCAATTCTTGTCAGTGGCAATAAAACTGAGAAATTTGATGGATTAACTAAGCAGGCTCTTGAAACATTGTATAGAGTCAATGTTGGGGGTCCAAAGGTGACACCATTTAATGACACAGTGTGGAGAACATGGGTTCCAGATAATGGGTTCTTTGAATCAAGTGAATTGTCGAGCAGGATCTATTTCAGTGGTCGAATTAAGTATCAAAATGGAGGTGCTAGTCGGGAAGTTGGTCCTGATTTTGTATACAGTACTGCTAGAGTAATTGCAAGCACAAATGCTTCGATCCCTGATGCAAACATGACATGGGAGTTTCCAGTGAAGGAGGGTTTTCAGTACCTTGTTAGATTGCATTTCTGTGATATTGCTAGCATGACGCTTGGTTTACTATATTTTAATGTATATATTAATGGGCATTTGGCATATGAAAATTTGGATCTTTCCTCTATTACATATATGCTGGCTTCTCCATTTTATGCAGATTTTGTTGTCGATAGTGATAGCTATGGGATCGTAAGGGTGAGTGTTGGACCTTCAAACATGAGTATGGCACGCGCAGTTGATGGTATCTTGAATGGGGTGGAGATCATGAAGATGAATAACTCAGTGGGTAGTCTTGATGGAAAAATGTGTGCAGGGATGGTATTGAGAAGTTGGCCAAGAGGAAATATTGGTGTTTTGTTTCCTCTAGTTGCTGTTGTGTGTCTAGTGTTGAGTGTATATGTGCTTATGCATAAGAGGACAGTTGGTACAAGGGACTCCGTTGCGAGGGACTCTGTTGCATGGTCTAAATTGCCAACTGATGTCCCAGAAGAGAAGTTAAAAGATGGCGATGAACATTTATCTGGCAAAGCGTGAAGTTTCTTCAAGACAAAAAGATTTTTTAATGATGCATGCAATAGGAGGATGGTATTGCTAATTAGTTTCTTACTTTAGTGCTATTAAAGTCATGGATGGTTACGTAACTTGTTTCTAAATAGCTTGTCGTACTTGAGGGAATTTGTAGATAAGTTGTACTTACAGCATATAGTATTGGCATCTCATTGTTATTGTATCCCTTTGTTCCTTCCTCTGAGAATAGATTGCAGGTTACTATCAAGAAGTTCTTTTCTTATCATATCTGTGCAACTTTTAGAGCTTAAATTGTACGAAATGATATGTTGTCAATACTGTTGTTGTTtgattactttttatttttagcCTAGATGCATGGATGGTTGTGAACATTTGACTTGTAATGAATCATCCAGGTGGTGTTAATTGTGTTGCGACTTGGTGTTTCTGTTTTTCTTCCTGATAGCTGCAAGGGCATGGCGATGAATAATTGAA harbors:
- the LOC110638028 gene encoding probable receptor-like protein kinase At5g24010 produces the protein MEITRRSLTLTLFLSLYIVSALSLSFFSPTDNYLINCGSSVDAAVYNRHFVSDDDSYNPNSPLLSATRTIPLANQNPAPNSPQIYNTARIFRKLSKYEFEVKDPGTHMVRLHFYPFVSSNLDLNYAHFHVLVNGYVVLSNFTVANVATPLVKEYFIWVESNKLVITFMPTRRDEFGFVNAIEVISAPKDLIADMAILVSGNKTEKFDGLTKQALETLYRVNVGGPKVTPFNDTVWRTWVPDNGFFESSELSSRIYFSGRIKYQNGGASREVGPDFVYSTARVIASTNASIPDANMTWEFPVKEGFQYLVRLHFCDIASMTLGLLYFNVYINGHLAYENLDLSSITYMLASPFYADFVVDSDSYGIVRVSVGPSNMSMARAVDGILNGVEIMKMNNSVGSLDGKMCAGMVLRSWPRGNIGVLFPLVAVVCLVLSVYVLMHKRTVGTRDSVARDSVAWSKLPTDVPEEKLKDGDEHLSGKA
- the LOC110638038 gene encoding putative UDP-rhamnose:rhamnosyltransferase 1, with the translated sequence MAKIAKDLHVMMLPWSAFGHLIPFFHLSIALAKAGVKISFVSTPRNIQRLPKIPANLEILINFVEFSLPTLEDESLPEGAEATVDIPPEKIVPLKIAYDLLQHPLKQFVADQRPDWIVIDLISHWMVDIARENKVPLLYFSVFSASSYLFLGHPGCLAGDSQKKLRPSWESMTSPPEWVDFPSSVAYRKHEAIGAFEWIYGTNASGISDAERVAKILNSCQGLIIRSCLEFEGDYLNSLHKVMGKPVLPLGLLPLEKPKTREISDGSWGEIFNWLDHQKPKSVVFVSFGSEFKLSKDQVYEIAYGLELSGLPFLWALRKPSWAILDLDALPLGFSQRTCGKGFVSIGWAPQMEILGHPSIGGSLFHSGWGSVIETLEFGHILILLPFIIDQPLNARYLVEKGLGVEVERSEDGSFSRDGIAKALRLAMVSEEGKEMRARASEAAEIFGNHKLHQEYYIGKFVEFLRG